A region from the Candidatus Thiothrix putei genome encodes:
- a CDS encoding transposase: MAEYSFNALKSNEKAFVAMTSLNVKEFLGLLERFSAAYQTDLHARGKRVDETRGRSDGKLALIEDKLFFILFYLKTYPLQEVLAYSFDLPQSVANHWIHRLCPVLQSALDNMGHKPIRLSSELMERLAEEGQQELIIDGTERRIQRPVDNDVQREYYSGKKKAHTVEPLAKLHFQREPSFI, from the coding sequence ATGGCGGAGTACAGCTTTAACGCATTGAAATCCAATGAAAAGGCATTTGTTGCCATGACCAGTCTCAACGTTAAGGAGTTTTTGGGTTTGCTCGAACGGTTCAGTGCAGCTTACCAAACTGACCTACACGCCCGGGGCAAACGTGTTGATGAGACGCGGGGTCGTTCTGATGGGAAACTGGCATTAATAGAAGACAAACTGTTTTTCATTCTGTTTTACCTGAAGACCTATCCTTTACAAGAAGTGCTGGCGTATTCATTTGATCTTCCCCAAAGTGTGGCAAACCACTGGATACACCGCTTGTGTCCCGTATTACAAAGTGCATTGGATAACATGGGACATAAGCCCATTCGACTATCCTCAGAATTAATGGAACGGCTAGCAGAAGAAGGGCAACAGGAATTGATTATTGACGGAACAGAGCGGAGAATCCAGCGCCCCGTGGATAATGATGTCCAGCGCGAATACTATAGTGGTAAAAAAAAAGCCCATACGGTTGAGCCACTTGCAAAATTACATTTTCAGCGTGAACCTTCCTTCATCTGA
- a CDS encoding transposase produces the protein MNSTERALIAQRWSLLQIEILPCFNDAFGTLTPKLEKLIHVLELTRIEDFVRSFRDGSGRPATERSWFANAFVAKSVLNIVNTRALIDRLQNDRSLRRICGFPLTKKLPSESTFSRAFAEFAEQRLAERVHETLVKTYLGDALIGHLCRDSTAIEARERPVAEEKPKKKQGQTRIQRQREQSLQQALDEIPVQCNRGTKKNAQGYKHSWNGYKLHIDTADCGVPIAAILSSASFHDSGAAIPLSQISAQRVTSLYDLMDAAYCSADLHEYSRHLGHVPLIDHNPRGGQKEAFEPADAERYKIRSTVERTNARLKDEFGGRNVWVQGAQKVYSHLMFGILVLSADQLMRVLL, from the coding sequence ATGAATTCTACCGAACGCGCCCTGATTGCACAACGCTGGAGTTTGCTGCAAATTGAAATACTACCTTGCTTCAATGATGCCTTTGGCACATTGACCCCCAAGCTTGAAAAACTCATTCACGTACTGGAGCTGACGCGCATTGAAGATTTTGTGCGCTCTTTTCGTGATGGGTCTGGACGGCCAGCGACGGAGCGATCTTGGTTTGCCAATGCTTTTGTCGCCAAAAGCGTGCTCAATATTGTCAATACGCGAGCACTCATTGACCGGCTGCAAAACGATCGCTCCCTGCGACGCATCTGCGGGTTTCCCCTGACCAAGAAACTGCCTTCCGAATCCACCTTTTCACGTGCCTTCGCTGAATTTGCTGAACAGCGTTTAGCGGAACGTGTGCATGAAACGTTGGTGAAAACGTATTTGGGCGATGCGCTGATCGGCCACCTGTGTCGGGATTCAACAGCCATTGAGGCACGTGAACGGCCTGTTGCCGAGGAAAAGCCAAAGAAAAAACAAGGGCAAACACGGATTCAGCGCCAACGGGAACAGTCACTTCAGCAAGCACTCGATGAGATACCGGTTCAGTGTAACCGGGGGACGAAGAAGAATGCCCAAGGCTACAAGCACAGTTGGAACGGCTACAAACTGCATATCGATACCGCCGATTGTGGTGTCCCGATAGCAGCCATTCTGTCTTCCGCCTCCTTTCACGACAGCGGGGCAGCCATCCCACTCTCTCAAATCAGTGCCCAACGTGTCACCAGTCTCTACGACCTGATGGATGCAGCCTATTGCAGTGCTGATTTGCACGAATACAGCCGTCATCTGGGGCATGTCCCTCTGATTGATCACAATCCTCGCGGCGGACAGAAAGAAGCGTTTGAACCTGCTGATGCCGAGCGTTACAAAATTCGCAGCACCGTAGAACGAACCAATGCCCGCCTGAAGGATGAATTTGGTGGTCGGAATGTGTGGGTGCAAGGCGCACAAAAAGTTTACAGCCACCTGATGTTTGGGATTTTGGTGTTGAGTGCTGATCAACTGATGCGTGTCTTGTTATAA
- a CDS encoding transposase family protein encodes MLKIEQLSLSDFASRSVKNNVIVGCADRHIKYLGDTHSGKKHDKKIADEEQTQLPEGSVILRDLGFKGADMGKGVTVIEPKKKPRNKCLTPQEKEENRQISARRVVVEHIISGIKRCRCLKDVYRNLKDDFDDQIMEIACGLHNLRNSMRNPIY; translated from the coding sequence ATGCTGAAAATTGAGCAACTCAGTTTGTCGGATTTTGCAAGTCGCTCAGTTAAAAACAATGTCATCGTTGGCTGTGCTGACAGACATATCAAATACTTAGGGGATACTCACTCAGGCAAGAAGCATGACAAGAAAATTGCCGATGAGGAGCAGACCCAATTACCGGAGGGTTCTGTGATTTTACGTGATTTAGGCTTCAAGGGGGCTGACATGGGAAAAGGTGTCACCGTCATTGAGCCAAAAAAGAAGCCACGGAATAAATGTCTGACCCCACAAGAAAAAGAAGAAAACCGTCAAATTTCTGCCCGCAGGGTAGTCGTTGAACATATCATCAGTGGTATTAAACGCTGCCGATGCCTGAAAGATGTGTACCGTAATTTAAAAGATGACTTTGATGACCAGATTATGGAAATTGCTTGCGGACTACACAACCTGAGAAACTCCATGCGAAATCCAATCTATTGA
- a CDS encoding BTAD domain-containing putative transcriptional regulator, giving the protein MSTWKSAVKISPPRVGNIFSRNSLAQQLQARQGQQLVWLSAAAGAGKTTLVADYLASTATPALWYQFDAGDTDPSSFFHYLTLAALRLLPADLALPTLTPEYQGGITTFTRRFAERLCASLAPPVVFVFDNFHDLPPASPLQPLFREFISTLPDGFRAFFLSREQPPAWVAGLVARHAALLINGERLRLTEEEAIGIARLLADGLAACYSEADIRCIHQQVDGWAAGLILMCRVWQQHPDLALPAADSRNHELVFDYFASELFGRLPDEQQVFLLQSALLPVMPVLLVRSLTQHPHAARILQRLYARNFFLTRSSGAEAIYKYHPLFREFLLKQGAERWSRPQLDQMRRQAAHILLEAGQAESAIELALAGSDWPTAASIIATQAPNLLAQGRNQTLLGWLQGLPETLAAASPWLLYWQGTALAGHDPQAAERCFSAAYPLFEQTGDATGMYLSIASAILTVWMTQQNHQGIDLWLQRFDQLYALNPDIGEPATEARVVSAVLMGMYFRRPDHPQAEALLARARQLWASPLEANLRWQLGSAIGFYLGGNAELFPWAKTLRLYEAAGQDKLASPLEHLHLLLSLAFVDCFAGQYDASRAYVRQGLALGQETGVHVYDLFLLAVGAYNGLMQARLAEADRYLEEMCLILTSQPPNFHTVHYRLLLNWRALVAGQFADAVDHGRAALALALENGAVYPLARCRHGLALALIAHDQPQEALALLDQARIRWGNAYLQQMEHDCGLSEAWLRLRMGEEETAAHLLAAALQQGREQGWGLPLWSFPDWIEPLLRFALERGIETDRVQELIRQAGLLPRDANGGIPANWPLPVRVKALGTFVVEVGGKPLTLETPSQNRPLELLKALIALGGRDVADERLMDILWPDAGGDAATRSLHTTLHRLRKLLGTEQAITLKDRVVSLDPRQVWLDVWAFERSLERLRQQLDSPHPHSETIRRLWQTLSTLYAGPFLGKGAQKSWALDMGERLRSRIIRFTLAVGMYWEQTAAWEDAIHTYRKGLETDPLIESFYQGLMRCYESLGRPSEALAAYGRCRKVLGEGLNVMPGAETVKLYKDIRARAETIP; this is encoded by the coding sequence ATGTCTACGTGGAAATCAGCCGTCAAAATCAGCCCACCCAGAGTCGGCAACATTTTTTCCAGAAACAGCCTTGCCCAGCAACTGCAAGCCCGGCAAGGGCAACAGCTCGTCTGGCTTTCCGCCGCCGCTGGCGCTGGCAAGACCACCCTGGTTGCCGATTACCTCGCCAGCACTGCCACCCCGGCCCTGTGGTATCAATTCGATGCGGGTGACACCGACCCCTCCAGCTTTTTTCACTACCTCACCCTAGCTGCCCTGCGCCTGCTCCCGGCAGACCTTGCCCTGCCTACCCTGACCCCCGAATACCAAGGTGGCATCACCACCTTCACCCGCCGTTTTGCTGAACGCCTGTGCGCCAGCCTTGCGCCCCCCGTCGTATTCGTGTTCGACAACTTCCATGACTTGCCACCCGCTTCGCCATTACAGCCGCTGTTCCGGGAATTCATCAGCACCCTGCCGGACGGCTTCCGCGCCTTTTTCCTCAGCCGTGAGCAGCCGCCCGCCTGGGTTGCCGGGTTGGTTGCCCGCCATGCCGCCCTCCTGATCAACGGCGAGCGGCTGCGGCTGACGGAGGAGGAGGCCATCGGCATCGCCCGGCTGCTGGCGGATGGCCTTGCCGCCTGTTACAGCGAGGCTGACATCCGCTGTATACACCAGCAGGTGGATGGCTGGGCGGCAGGGCTGATCCTGATGTGCCGTGTCTGGCAGCAACACCCGGATCTGGCTTTGCCAGCGGCAGACAGCCGCAACCACGAACTGGTGTTCGACTATTTTGCCAGTGAACTGTTTGGGCGTTTACCGGATGAACAGCAGGTATTCCTGCTCCAGTCGGCACTGTTGCCCGTCATGCCCGTCCTGCTGGTGCGCAGCCTGACCCAGCACCCCCATGCGGCCCGCATCCTGCAACGCCTGTATGCCCGCAACTTTTTCCTGACCCGCAGCAGTGGGGCGGAAGCAATCTACAAATACCACCCGCTGTTCCGTGAGTTCCTGTTGAAGCAGGGCGCGGAACGCTGGAGCCGTCCCCAGTTGGACCAGATGCGCCGCCAGGCCGCACACATCCTGCTGGAAGCCGGGCAAGCAGAATCAGCCATCGAACTGGCCTTGGCAGGCAGCGACTGGCCGACAGCCGCCAGCATCATTGCCACCCAAGCCCCTAACCTGCTGGCGCAAGGCCGTAACCAGACTCTGCTGGGCTGGCTGCAAGGTCTGCCGGAAACACTGGCCGCCGCCAGTCCGTGGCTGCTGTACTGGCAAGGAACCGCACTGGCTGGGCATGATCCGCAGGCTGCCGAGCGCTGTTTCAGCGCTGCCTATCCGCTGTTTGAGCAAACTGGGGATGCCACTGGCATGTACCTGAGCATTGCCAGTGCCATCCTGACCGTTTGGATGACCCAGCAAAACCACCAAGGCATCGACCTGTGGTTGCAACGTTTTGACCAGTTGTATGCCCTGAACCCGGATATAGGGGAACCCGCTACCGAAGCCAGAGTCGTATCCGCTGTGCTGATGGGTATGTATTTCCGCCGCCCCGACCACCCACAAGCGGAAGCCTTGCTGGCACGCGCCCGTCAGTTGTGGGCATCACCGCTGGAAGCCAACCTGCGCTGGCAACTGGGTTCCGCCATCGGTTTTTATCTGGGTGGCAACGCGGAACTGTTCCCTTGGGCCAAAACCCTGCGCCTGTACGAAGCGGCGGGGCAGGACAAGCTGGCCTCCCCGCTGGAACACCTGCATTTGCTATTGTCGCTGGCCTTCGTTGACTGCTTTGCCGGACAGTACGACGCCAGCCGTGCCTATGTCCGCCAGGGTCTGGCGCTGGGGCAGGAGACGGGTGTGCATGTGTACGACCTGTTCCTGCTGGCAGTGGGCGCTTATAACGGCCTGATGCAGGCGCGGCTGGCGGAAGCCGACCGTTATCTGGAGGAGATGTGCCTGATCCTGACCTCCCAACCACCCAATTTCCACACTGTCCATTACCGGCTGCTGCTCAACTGGCGGGCGCTGGTCGCAGGGCAGTTTGCGGATGCGGTGGATCACGGGCGGGCAGCGCTGGCACTGGCATTGGAAAACGGCGCGGTCTACCCGCTGGCACGTTGCCGCCACGGGCTGGCGCTGGCATTGATTGCCCACGACCAGCCGCAGGAAGCACTAGCACTGCTGGATCAGGCCAGAATCCGCTGGGGGAATGCTTACCTCCAGCAGATGGAGCATGACTGCGGCCTGTCCGAAGCCTGGTTACGCTTGCGCATGGGCGAGGAAGAAACCGCCGCCCACCTGCTCGCCGCTGCGCTACAACAGGGCAGGGAACAGGGCTGGGGTTTGCCGCTGTGGTCATTCCCGGACTGGATTGAGCCGCTGCTGCGCTTTGCACTGGAACGGGGAATCGAAACCGACCGCGTGCAGGAACTGATCCGGCAAGCCGGGTTGCTGCCACGCGATGCCAATGGCGGTATCCCTGCCAATTGGCCACTGCCGGTCAGAGTTAAAGCTCTGGGCACGTTTGTGGTGGAAGTGGGCGGCAAGCCGCTGACGCTGGAAACCCCTTCCCAAAACCGCCCGCTGGAACTGCTCAAAGCCCTGATTGCCTTGGGCGGGCGTGATGTTGCTGACGAACGGCTGATGGATATTTTGTGGCCTGATGCGGGTGGTGATGCCGCCACCCGTTCCCTGCACACCACGTTGCACCGTCTGCGCAAACTGCTGGGGACTGAACAGGCCATTACCCTCAAAGACCGGGTGGTATCTCTCGACCCGCGACAGGTGTGGCTGGATGTGTGGGCATTTGAACGTTCGCTGGAACGCCTCAGGCAACAATTGGATAGCCCACACCCCCACAGCGAAACCATCAGGCGGCTGTGGCAAACCCTGAGTACGCTTTACGCGGGACCATTCCTTGGCAAAGGGGCGCAAAAAAGCTGGGCGCTGGATATGGGGGAACGCCTGCGTAGCCGGATAATCCGTTTCACACTGGCGGTAGGCATGTACTGGGAACAAACCGCAGCATGGGAAGACGCCATCCACACCTACCGCAAAGGGCTGGAAACTGACCCGCTGATTGAATCGTTTTACCAAGGACTGATGCGCTGTTACGAAAGCCTAGGCAGACCATCCGAAGCCCTTGCTGCCTATGGACGTTGCCGCAAAGTGCTGGGCGAAGGCTTGAATGTTATGCCCGGTGCGGAAACCGTGAAGTTGTATAAGGACATCCGGGCGCGTGCTGAAACCATCCCCTGA
- a CDS encoding DUF1566 domain-containing protein has protein sequence MLIHKILIVALALLPLTANAQTCQQGSITSTTPTNRFTDHANGTVTDKETGLMWKKCHESQTWIEWDFNGFSGAGCADRPDKTYTWREALEQAQTLNSAGGFAGHTDWRVPNINELASIVEEACFDPAINLSVFGEAPLLSDDLWLSVWSSSPADYDDSAWLMEFSSGFNSAREKSTGLYVRLVRDAH, from the coding sequence ATGTTGATCCATAAGATTCTTATAGTGGCACTGGCATTGTTACCACTGACAGCCAATGCCCAAACTTGCCAACAGGGCAGCATCACCTCTACCACTCCGACCAACCGGTTCACCGATCATGCCAACGGCACGGTGACAGATAAGGAAACAGGGTTGATGTGGAAAAAATGCCACGAAAGCCAAACCTGGATTGAGTGGGACTTCAATGGCTTCAGTGGCGCGGGTTGTGCTGACCGCCCTGACAAGACATATACTTGGCGTGAGGCGCTGGAACAGGCACAAACCCTCAATAGTGCTGGTGGTTTTGCTGGGCATACTGATTGGCGTGTACCCAACATCAACGAGTTGGCTTCCATCGTGGAAGAAGCGTGTTTTGACCCTGCCATTAACCTCTCCGTTTTTGGCGAAGCTCCGCTGCTGTCAGACGATTTGTGGTTGTCAGTTTGGTCTTCCTCCCCTGCAGACTACGACGATAGTGCATGGCTTATGGAGTTCAGCAGTGGCTTTAACAGTGCCCGTGAGAAATCTACCGGGCTTTATGTGCGGCTGGTGCGTGATGCGCACTGA
- a CDS encoding DUF1566 domain-containing protein codes for MRQTNHSPAVRGQGFRLVLASIVACQLLLAAGCSRHGESSDTTPTNLVVQAGDDITASAGAGITLQGSISGASSNATYRWEQVSGPTVVLRGSDTLQPSFDAPRAEEDTTLVFRLVVTDRNLTFTDIITIVLVGTPVQPSPTGKLNDTGITTCGNYYIAGRSGDHNNDLDCSLLTDTVGNPIPPASRIDGTGKPTGQDGHVGRDVTHRDDSDGYAGFSFTKIDKNGKRLSSTAEQWSCVKDNVTGLVWEVKTDDGGLHDKDWTYSWYEPDSRKNGGYAGKQNGGECGSTSQCDTHAYVQAVNTNGWCGAKGWRMPTSRELRSIAVMNPGQLPPPRFEGSLDRHYFPDASNTFDHIYWSSSPIPSALMMLLGPDTTSTQHARAFNAGNRFEGGWETWFKKDRRWNVRLVRDGQ; via the coding sequence ATGAGGCAGACAAACCATTCTCCAGCAGTCCGGGGGCAAGGGTTCAGGCTGGTGCTGGCAAGCATCGTCGCCTGCCAGTTACTGTTGGCGGCAGGCTGTAGCCGCCACGGAGAAAGCAGTGACACTACCCCCACCAACTTGGTGGTGCAGGCTGGTGATGACATAACGGCCAGTGCAGGTGCGGGCATTACCTTGCAGGGCAGTATCAGTGGTGCCAGCAGCAACGCCACTTACCGTTGGGAGCAGGTGAGCGGCCCGACCGTGGTGCTGCGGGGAAGTGATACCCTGCAACCCTCTTTCGATGCTCCCCGTGCAGAGGAAGACACTACCCTGGTGTTCCGGCTGGTGGTCACCGACAGGAACCTGACCTTCACTGACATCATCACCATTGTGCTGGTGGGTACACCTGTGCAACCGTCACCAACCGGCAAACTCAATGATACGGGCATTACCACTTGCGGTAATTATTACATCGCAGGCCGCAGCGGTGACCACAACAATGATCTGGATTGTTCCCTGTTGACGGATACCGTCGGTAATCCGATACCACCAGCCAGCCGTATTGATGGCACAGGCAAACCTACCGGCCAGGATGGCCACGTTGGGCGTGACGTTACCCACCGTGATGACAGCGATGGCTATGCCGGTTTCAGCTTTACCAAGATCGACAAGAATGGCAAGAGATTGTCCAGCACGGCTGAACAGTGGTCATGTGTGAAAGACAATGTTACCGGCCTAGTCTGGGAGGTGAAAACCGACGACGGCGGCTTACACGATAAGGATTGGACATACTCATGGTATGAACCTGATTCCCGCAAAAACGGCGGGTATGCGGGCAAACAAAATGGTGGTGAGTGTGGTAGTACCAGCCAGTGTGATACCCATGCCTACGTACAAGCAGTCAACACCAACGGCTGGTGTGGGGCCAAGGGTTGGAGGATGCCAACCAGCAGGGAATTACGTTCCATTGCCGTTATGAATCCGGGTCAATTACCCCCACCGCGTTTCGAGGGCAGCCTTGACCGCCACTATTTCCCCGACGCTAGCAATACATTTGACCATATTTACTGGTCGTCTTCACCCATCCCGTCTGCTCTCATGATGTTATTGGGACCAGACACCACCAGCACCCAACATGCACGGGCGTTTAACGCTGGCAACAGATTTGAGGGCGGGTGGGAGACTTGGTTCAAAAAAGACCGCAGATGGAATGTCCGCTTGGTGCGTGATGGGCAATAA
- a CDS encoding outer membrane beta-barrel protein: MKTLRALNTALVIMFSCGTVNAGGYSFYVGAAPGKTFNNGSGNQLCETCADYPLEVTDNDTGYKVYAGLNLTDKLAIEGEYADLGKTYAVSGTNNTGSTGTIAMTDNLDVVSLAYFPSSRFNNAFQETTGVGVSLKASTPVNAGSTKLFGKAGVFAWKNANYIDYTRTGSGSEVHETEDNGVSPVVGVGAEHAISNHWRVRGGWDHYFKVGQGEPFLHTDSSGNYADLQSVDTDVDMAYLGMTYDF, from the coding sequence ATGAAAACGTTACGGGCTTTAAATACAGCATTGGTCATCATGTTTAGCTGTGGCACGGTCAATGCAGGGGGATATTCCTTTTATGTGGGCGCGGCTCCCGGTAAAACTTTCAATAATGGTTCCGGCAACCAACTGTGTGAAACTTGTGCGGATTACCCCTTGGAGGTAACGGACAATGACACTGGCTACAAGGTTTATGCGGGTCTTAACCTGACGGACAAACTGGCTATTGAGGGTGAATATGCTGATCTTGGCAAAACCTATGCAGTCAGTGGCACTAACAATACGGGCAGTACAGGCACTATTGCGATGACGGATAATCTGGATGTGGTCAGTCTGGCTTATTTCCCTAGCTCCCGCTTCAATAATGCTTTTCAGGAAACGACGGGCGTTGGTGTCAGCCTGAAAGCCAGTACGCCGGTGAATGCGGGTTCCACGAAGCTGTTTGGCAAGGCAGGGGTATTTGCTTGGAAAAATGCCAACTATATTGATTACACCCGCACAGGCAGTGGCAGTGAGGTGCACGAGACGGAGGACAACGGCGTCAGCCCGGTTGTGGGGGTAGGTGCTGAACACGCCATCAGTAATCATTGGCGTGTGCGTGGCGGCTGGGATCATTACTTCAAGGTGGGGCAGGGCGAGCCATTCCTGCATACCGATAGCAGCGGGAATTATGCCGATTTGCAGAGCGTGGACACAGATGTGGACATGGCCTATTTGGGCATGACTTACGATTTTTAA
- a CDS encoding DUF4892 domain-containing protein, which translates to MRILPAIFLLLPVLAVADASLPANDRQGSADLPYLKRYEGAVIIDQVQKSFDEFSLPISRLEEAGKKGDNDLFLPTRKLDVEGKVTRSVYLVPEGRSPLEVIRNYQEEVSGKGGSLLFECKGEECGGSPTNSANVFVNRTGLLYLVYPYELMVQPKFSTGDCAIRHPHSDQRYIAMKMATPEGNEVHLALLSYIMQADIGSCNALNGRTVLVLAAVEGKAREQRMATIVPADDMGKGIGEEGHVALYGIHFDYDKADLKPDSKPQLEEIAKLLKTDTALNVLVVGHTDNQGELDYNLNLSRHRAEAVVRALVSDYGIDATRLSAQGVGMAAPVASNQTPDGQAMNRRVEVVSR; encoded by the coding sequence GACAGGCAAGGCTCAGCCGATTTGCCTTACCTCAAGCGTTACGAGGGGGCGGTCATCATCGACCAGGTGCAAAAATCCTTCGATGAGTTCAGCCTGCCCATTTCCAGGCTGGAAGAGGCGGGCAAGAAGGGGGACAACGACCTGTTCTTGCCAACCCGGAAACTGGATGTGGAAGGCAAGGTAACGCGCTCGGTCTACCTCGTCCCAGAGGGGCGTTCTCCACTGGAGGTGATCCGCAATTATCAGGAAGAAGTAAGCGGCAAAGGTGGCAGCCTGCTGTTTGAGTGTAAAGGCGAGGAATGCGGCGGGTCGCCCACAAACAGCGCAAATGTATTCGTCAACAGAACCGGCCTGTTGTACCTCGTCTACCCCTACGAACTCATGGTGCAACCCAAATTTTCCACCGGGGATTGCGCCATCCGCCACCCCCATTCCGACCAGCGCTACATTGCCATGAAGATGGCTACGCCGGAAGGCAACGAGGTGCATCTGGCACTGCTGAGTTACATCATGCAAGCGGACATCGGTTCCTGTAACGCACTGAACGGTCGCACCGTCCTGGTTCTGGCAGCGGTGGAAGGCAAGGCGCGGGAACAGCGCATGGCCACCATTGTCCCCGCTGACGACATGGGTAAGGGGATTGGGGAGGAAGGGCATGTGGCGCTGTACGGCATCCATTTTGATTACGACAAGGCCGACCTCAAACCGGATTCCAAGCCGCAACTGGAAGAAATTGCCAAGCTGCTGAAGACGGATACCGCTTTGAATGTGCTGGTGGTGGGGCATACCGATAACCAGGGCGAACTTGACTATAACCTCAACCTTTCCCGACACCGGGCGGAAGCCGTGGTACGTGCGCTGGTCAGCGATTATGGCATTGACGCGACCCGCCTGAGCGCACAGGGCGTGGGGATGGCGGCTCCTGTCGCCAGCAACCAGACACCCGATGGCCAAGCCATGAACAGGCGGGTAGAAGTCGTCAGCCGTTGA